The following proteins are encoded in a genomic region of Mycobacterium paragordonae:
- a CDS encoding toxin-antitoxin system, which translates to MAQSRSTHKGDRAQIMARPDRIVYDIVKQEAAARGIPMGQYVADVLAAHVGHPELVRELNKKMEVLPLAM; encoded by the coding sequence ATGGCCCAGTCGCGCAGCACACACAAAGGCGATCGCGCCCAGATCATGGCGCGTCCCGATCGCATCGTCTACGACATCGTCAAACAAGAAGCCGCAGCCCGGGGGATCCCCATGGGGCAATACGTGGCCGATGTTCTTGCCGCTCACGTAGGGCACCCCGAATTGGTGCGCGAACTTAACAAAAAGATGGAGGTTTTGCCGTTGGCGATGTGA